From Saprospiraceae bacterium, one genomic window encodes:
- a CDS encoding methyltransferase domain-containing protein — MGLDKNFWDKRWEEGQTGWDIGYPSTPLVEYMKQYPDHSDSILIPGCGNAYEANALYELGFHNITLLDISPTACKTLSERFGGWDGIKVVCDDFFSHEGNYDLILEQTFFCALDPVLRESYVKKSASLLGSRGKLVGLLFASHFNAEGPPFGGTAEEYKALFEPFFHIRKMEPCNNSIPARMGNELWMELNLKI; from the coding sequence ATGGGCTTAGATAAAAATTTTTGGGACAAGCGTTGGGAAGAAGGCCAGACAGGCTGGGACATCGGATACCCCTCCACACCCCTCGTGGAGTATATGAAGCAATATCCTGACCACTCGGACAGCATTTTAATCCCGGGCTGTGGAAATGCGTATGAAGCTAATGCCTTGTACGAACTGGGTTTTCATAACATTACTTTATTGGACATTTCTCCGACTGCCTGCAAAACACTATCCGAAAGATTTGGTGGATGGGATGGGATCAAAGTGGTTTGTGATGATTTTTTCTCCCACGAAGGCAATTACGATCTGATTCTGGAGCAGACCTTTTTTTGTGCCTTGGATCCCGTTCTCCGCGAATCCTATGTCAAAAAATCTGCTTCACTGCTTGGCTCCCGTGGAAAATTGGTGGGCCTCTTGTTCGCCAGTCATTTTAATGCGGAAGGTCCTCCATTCGGAGGCACAGCAGAAGAATACAAGGCCTTGTTCGAACCCTTTTTTCACATTCGAAAAATGGAGCCCTGCAACAATAGCATCCCCGCCAGAATGGGCAATGAGCTTTGGATGGAATTAAATTTGAAAATTTGA
- a CDS encoding fused protease/ribonucleoside-triphosphate reductase, with protein MLIFKLSDSFVDKYRHMNPEFGFNGLGMVTYYRTYSRIKPDGTKEAWFETVRRVVEGAYSIQMEHILFNQLGWNEAKAQASAEEMYDRMFKMKFLPPGRMLWALGTELVHTKRIGQALFNCAFVSTSSISESPENAVKPFAFMMDMSMVGVGVGFDVKGAGELVVHVPSSEDVMDYQIPDSREGWVESLKLLLNSFFSKHFSGEKTKSVHFDYSHIRKAGEPIKGFGGKSSGSGPLKELHRQIFRLLESMDGRPINITNIVDIMNLIGQCVVAGNVRRTAQIALGPASNREYESLKDYQWNSEKQDYEGSMAYRAAYGWTSNNSIIADMDSDLTESVAQTVKNGEPGYIFMDNIRAYSRMCAPPDHKDIKAEGTNPCGEQTLESYELCCLVETFPSRADSKEDFFRTLKFAYLLGKTATLVNTTWAETNRVQKRNRRIGTSVSGITNFLEKHSLETLRKWLVNGYQIIQDWDLIYSSWLCVPKSIKTTSVKPSGTVSLLAGVNPGCHFPEFSYYIRRIRMASDSHLLPILKSAGFEMEPDFVDPSSWVVSFPIHNPGRNLEEVTVWEQVALAAFLQKYWSDNQVSSTVSFKSDEARQIKTVLDFYRYDLKSISFLPRLEKLAYAQMPYEAISRERYVELLDKIGQTTHVSLGEDVLGDRYCTNDKCVIL; from the coding sequence ATGTTAATATTTAAGCTTTCCGATTCATTTGTGGATAAATACAGACACATGAATCCTGAATTCGGATTCAACGGACTGGGTATGGTGACTTATTACAGGACCTACTCCCGAATAAAACCAGACGGCACCAAGGAGGCCTGGTTTGAGACCGTGCGAAGGGTGGTGGAAGGCGCCTACAGCATCCAAATGGAGCATATCCTTTTTAACCAACTGGGTTGGAATGAAGCCAAAGCACAGGCCTCTGCAGAAGAAATGTACGACCGGATGTTTAAAATGAAGTTTCTGCCTCCGGGTAGAATGTTGTGGGCCCTGGGCACCGAATTGGTCCATACCAAAAGAATAGGACAGGCTTTGTTCAATTGCGCTTTTGTTTCCACCTCGTCCATTTCCGAGTCCCCGGAAAACGCTGTAAAACCATTTGCCTTCATGATGGACATGAGCATGGTGGGTGTTGGAGTTGGATTTGACGTCAAAGGAGCAGGGGAGCTTGTGGTGCATGTCCCTTCTTCGGAGGATGTCATGGATTATCAGATCCCCGACTCCAGAGAGGGCTGGGTGGAAAGTTTGAAGTTGCTATTGAATTCGTTTTTTTCAAAGCATTTTTCAGGCGAAAAGACCAAGAGCGTTCATTTCGATTATTCACACATCAGAAAAGCAGGCGAGCCCATTAAAGGATTTGGTGGTAAATCTTCAGGCTCCGGACCTTTGAAGGAATTGCACCGGCAGATTTTTAGATTATTGGAATCCATGGATGGCCGGCCCATTAATATCACCAATATTGTGGACATTATGAATTTAATTGGGCAATGTGTGGTGGCAGGTAATGTCAGGCGAACAGCTCAGATTGCTCTGGGCCCTGCATCCAACAGAGAATATGAAAGCCTAAAAGATTATCAGTGGAATTCTGAAAAACAGGATTATGAAGGTAGTATGGCCTATCGGGCTGCTTATGGCTGGACATCCAACAACAGCATTATTGCAGACATGGACTCTGACTTGACCGAATCAGTGGCTCAGACGGTAAAAAATGGAGAACCGGGTTATATTTTTATGGACAACATTAGGGCTTATTCCAGAATGTGTGCCCCTCCAGACCACAAGGACATAAAAGCTGAAGGCACCAATCCTTGTGGAGAACAAACTTTGGAAAGCTATGAATTGTGTTGCCTGGTAGAGACCTTTCCTTCTCGTGCGGATTCCAAAGAAGATTTCTTTCGCACCTTAAAGTTTGCATATTTATTGGGTAAAACGGCCACCCTCGTCAATACCACATGGGCCGAAACAAACAGGGTGCAGAAAAGGAATAGAAGAATTGGTACCTCTGTTTCCGGAATCACCAATTTTTTGGAAAAACACAGCCTCGAAACCTTGCGCAAATGGCTGGTCAATGGCTATCAGATTATTCAGGACTGGGATCTGATCTATTCATCCTGGCTTTGTGTTCCGAAGAGCATTAAAACCACCAGCGTCAAACCAAGTGGAACAGTCAGTCTACTGGCAGGAGTCAATCCGGGTTGCCATTTTCCGGAATTCAGTTATTACATCAGAAGAATTCGAATGGCTTCGGATTCTCACTTGCTCCCAATTTTAAAATCTGCTGGCTTTGAGATGGAGCCGGATTTTGTGGATCCCAGCTCCTGGGTGGTTTCTTTTCCCATTCACAATCCGGGAAGAAATCTGGAGGAAGTGACTGTATGGGAACAAGTAGCTTTGGCTGCCTTTCTGCAAAAGTACTGGTCGGACAATCAAGTGTCTTCAACGGTAAGCTTTAAATCGGATGAAGCCCGACAAATCAAAACAGTTTTGGATTTTTACCGATATGATTTAAAGTCGATCAGCTTTCTGCCAAGATTAGAAAAATTGGCCTATGCCCAAATGCCCTATGAAGCCATTTCGAGGGAGCGATATGTAGAACTATTGGATAAAATTGGTCAAACCACCCATGTCAGCCTAGGAGAGGATGTTTTGGGAGATCGGTATTGCACCAATGACAAATGTGTGATTTTATAA
- a CDS encoding response regulator — protein sequence MTRVLVVDDEEDLEILIRQKFRQQIRDKELEFYFAGNGVQALEKLHQINDIEVVLSDINMPEMDGLTLLSKMAEQFSLLKSIIVSAYGDMDNIRTAMNRGAFDFIMKPIDFEDLTLTLIKTSHHVKQLKETIKAIKENNILKMYVDESVIHFMGNQAYEETLMKSEMIHATVAFFDICEFTSVSETAPPDTVVALLNEYFDLMARSIIAHDGSIDKFMGDCVMAVFKAEGHLERAIDAALAIRDQFIKLPASSLESHFVPKISIGINLGEMVSGNIGSATIRRLDYTVIGDSVNTAQRLQSAATANQILITEEAYQQIKHLYRCHSIGYVKLKNKLKEVILYELDAKN from the coding sequence ATGACAAGGGTATTGGTGGTAGACGATGAGGAGGATTTGGAAATCCTAATCCGGCAAAAGTTCAGGCAGCAAATCCGCGACAAGGAACTGGAATTTTATTTTGCGGGAAATGGCGTCCAGGCTTTGGAAAAACTGCATCAAATCAATGACATCGAAGTAGTCCTGAGCGACATCAACATGCCTGAAATGGATGGTCTCACGCTTTTGTCAAAAATGGCAGAACAATTTTCGCTCTTAAAATCCATTATTGTATCAGCCTACGGCGACATGGACAATATCCGCACGGCAATGAACCGCGGTGCATTTGACTTTATCATGAAGCCCATCGATTTTGAAGATTTGACCCTGACCCTAATCAAAACATCCCATCACGTCAAACAACTCAAAGAAACGATCAAGGCAATCAAAGAGAACAATATTCTCAAAATGTATGTGGACGAAAGTGTCATCCATTTTATGGGCAATCAGGCTTATGAGGAGACCCTGATGAAAAGTGAGATGATTCATGCCACCGTGGCGTTTTTTGATATTTGTGAATTTACCTCCGTCAGTGAAACTGCACCGCCTGATACCGTGGTCGCTCTGCTCAATGAATATTTTGATTTAATGGCGCGATCCATTATTGCCCACGATGGATCCATTGACAAGTTTATGGGTGACTGTGTGATGGCTGTTTTTAAAGCTGAAGGCCATCTGGAGCGGGCCATCGATGCGGCTTTGGCCATCAGAGATCAATTTATCAAACTGCCAGCCTCATCACTCGAAAGCCATTTTGTGCCAAAGATTTCAATCGGGATCAATCTTGGCGAAATGGTTTCTGGCAACATAGGTTCGGCCACCATTCGAAGATTGGATTATACCGTGATCGGGGACAGTGTAAATACCGCCCAAAGATTGCAATCAGCCGCTACGGCCAACCAAATCCTCATCACAGAGGAGGCCTACCAGCAAATAAAACATTTGTACCGCTGTCATTCCATTGGATATGTAAAATTAAAGAACAAACTAAAAGAAGTCATATTGTACGAATTAGATGCAAAAAATTAA
- a CDS encoding DUF1800 domain-containing protein — MKRSDFLKSMNFSNRNTTTGPSGSLNPYGGPWTRKEAIHLLRRTTFGVKPEEVQQVVALGMQQAVNRILNVSNDPLPSPPVNIYSTPQEPDPTTPFGQTWVNAPVVTPIPPQYYIARTNTFKAWWTGNIIQQKMNILEKMTLFWFNHFPVESDTVTVAQVTYDYYKLLRANALGNFVQLVKLVSVHPAMLFYLNGQYNSKNAPDENYARELQELFTVGKGPDAGWTEDDVKAAAKILTGFRINPLTNPVSYYFDFNQHDLSTKRFSAFYGNKSITGKFGPNGEQELGELITMLTDQVETARHLVRKLYQFFVYYEISPQAETDVIRPLADIFKSSGYDIKSTLEVLFKSEHFYDSLNIGCVIKSPLDFNVGLCKEFNVAFPPASQIQNLYYGWGAVTLESAYQGLNLGDPPLVSGWQAWYQFPQYHEIWINADTLASRNNVSETATSTRGIEYNGVSLKLNTIGFASALSKPEDATQLVKDSVELLYNYSISDKSIDFLKSNLIAGLPNESYWTDIWLEYIANPNDPALKNTVTIRLNALYKEILSQAEYHLS, encoded by the coding sequence ATGAAGAGATCGGATTTTCTCAAATCAATGAATTTTTCGAACAGGAATACGACCACCGGACCGAGCGGAAGTCTCAATCCATACGGAGGACCCTGGACGCGCAAAGAAGCCATACATCTGCTCAGAAGAACCACCTTTGGAGTAAAACCGGAAGAAGTGCAGCAAGTGGTGGCTTTGGGGATGCAGCAGGCGGTCAATAGAATCCTGAATGTTTCCAACGACCCATTGCCTTCACCTCCGGTCAATATCTACAGCACACCGCAAGAGCCGGATCCGACCACTCCTTTTGGTCAAACCTGGGTGAATGCTCCGGTAGTCACCCCGATACCACCCCAATATTATATTGCAAGAACCAATACGTTCAAAGCCTGGTGGACTGGAAATATCATCCAGCAAAAGATGAACATCCTGGAGAAGATGACCCTTTTCTGGTTTAATCATTTTCCGGTAGAGTCCGATACGGTGACCGTCGCTCAGGTGACTTATGATTACTATAAATTACTGAGGGCAAACGCGCTGGGTAATTTTGTCCAATTGGTAAAATTGGTTTCCGTACATCCTGCCATGCTCTTTTATCTGAATGGACAGTACAACAGCAAAAACGCACCCGATGAAAACTATGCAAGAGAACTGCAGGAATTATTTACAGTAGGCAAGGGACCGGATGCGGGCTGGACCGAAGACGATGTAAAAGCGGCGGCTAAAATTCTCACTGGATTTCGAATCAACCCACTGACCAATCCGGTGTCCTATTATTTTGATTTCAACCAGCACGATCTGAGCACAAAGAGATTTTCCGCGTTTTATGGCAATAAATCGATTACGGGCAAATTTGGACCGAATGGAGAGCAGGAATTGGGAGAATTGATCACCATGCTGACAGATCAAGTGGAAACTGCAAGACATCTGGTGCGAAAATTGTATCAGTTTTTTGTGTATTATGAAATAAGCCCACAAGCAGAAACCGATGTCATTCGGCCATTGGCCGATATTTTTAAATCTTCGGGCTACGACATCAAGTCTACACTGGAAGTATTGTTCAAGTCCGAACATTTTTATGATTCGCTCAATATTGGTTGTGTGATTAAGTCCCCGCTTGATTTCAACGTGGGCCTCTGCAAGGAATTCAATGTGGCTTTTCCTCCCGCCAGCCAAATTCAAAATTTGTACTACGGCTGGGGCGCCGTCACTTTAGAATCTGCGTATCAGGGATTGAATCTTGGAGATCCGCCATTGGTTTCAGGATGGCAGGCCTGGTATCAGTTTCCTCAGTATCATGAAATTTGGATCAATGCAGACACTCTGGCAAGCAGGAACAATGTCTCAGAAACGGCTACCAGCACCCGTGGGATCGAATACAATGGAGTAAGTTTGAAGCTGAATACCATAGGCTTTGCCTCCGCCCTGTCAAAGCCGGAAGACGCCACCCAATTGGTGAAAGACTCTGTAGAATTATTATACAATTACAGCATATCTGATAAATCCATTGATTTTCTAAAATCCAATTTAATTGCGGGACTTCCAAATGAATCCTATTGGACAGATATATGGCTGGAATACATTGCCAATCCAAACGATCCCGCCTTGAAAAATACGGTGACCATTCGATTGAATGCATTGTACAAGGAAATATTGAGTCAGGCAGAATATCATTTATCTTAA
- a CDS encoding response regulator, which produces MKILVVDDETDVKILFEQRFRKELKDGWVEFIFAFSGEEALEYLNLHDHEAVLILSDINMPGMSGLELLKIIKERYSTPPPVVYMITAYGDADNYNMAIQLGADDFLTKPVDFQKLKEKLNIGKE; this is translated from the coding sequence ATGAAAATATTGGTGGTAGATGATGAGACCGATGTGAAAATTCTGTTCGAACAGCGGTTTAGAAAGGAGCTAAAAGATGGCTGGGTGGAATTTATTTTTGCTTTTTCCGGAGAAGAAGCTTTGGAATATCTGAACCTCCACGATCACGAAGCCGTGTTGATATTGTCCGACATCAATATGCCCGGAATGAGCGGCTTGGAATTGTTGAAAATTATTAAGGAGAGATATTCAACCCCACCTCCGGTGGTATATATGATTACGGCCTATGGCGATGCCGATAATTACAACATGGCGATCCAATTAGGTGCGGACGATTTTTTGACAAAACCTGTTGACTTTCAAAAGTTGAAGGAGAAGTTAAACATTGGAAAGGAATGA
- a CDS encoding DUF1501 domain-containing protein gives MKRRKFLRNAAAAGVAVPAMVNGIPLQAHSTNSWLHSMLNPSVETDHVMVLIFLNGGNDGINTVIPIDQYGKLVAAREKVVLPENSILRLNGVSNTGLHPAMTGLRTLFNEGKLNIVQNVGYPNPNFSHFRSTDIWTSASDSEKYIDTGWVGRYLHEEFPGYPLDYPNASNPDPLAVQVGGNLPLLFLGPNAQMSMNLSNPDIFGAWPTRIDDPAPNTPLGKELTYIRTIARQSKSYADALVASFLRGTNVGNYPAGNYLADILKLIARIIKGGLKSRLYLVELGGFDTHADQVVASDKRTGAHANLLGLLSEAIFAFQRDLEAMSLDQRVLGMTFSEFGRRVKSNDSNGTDHGAAAPLFMFGSKVQSGIIGANPTIPQNATFDDNLPMQYDFRSVYSSVLKDWFCLKQDVVDKILFKNFQSLPLIKNECTTTSLDDYQNLDAQLSIVAAPNPMMERTQIHVHLPNAAYTTVHLIDPLGRMVKNICTAKMEAGHHQLSLQNDNYPPGNYYIRVQNGNHQKTEPLVIVQ, from the coding sequence ATGAAACGTCGTAAATTTTTGCGAAATGCCGCAGCAGCAGGTGTAGCTGTTCCTGCCATGGTAAATGGTATTCCTCTTCAAGCGCACAGCACCAACAGCTGGCTGCACAGCATGCTGAACCCCTCTGTTGAGACAGACCATGTGATGGTGCTTATTTTTTTGAATGGTGGTAATGACGGAATCAATACGGTGATTCCCATTGATCAGTATGGCAAATTGGTGGCTGCCAGAGAAAAGGTCGTGCTTCCTGAAAATTCCATCCTGAGACTTAATGGAGTAAGCAATACGGGTTTGCATCCTGCCATGACCGGCTTAAGAACCCTGTTCAATGAAGGGAAATTAAATATCGTACAAAATGTTGGATACCCCAATCCCAATTTTTCGCATTTCAGATCCACCGATATCTGGACCAGCGCGAGCGATTCTGAAAAATACATCGATACGGGTTGGGTGGGAAGATATCTGCACGAGGAATTTCCCGGCTATCCGCTGGATTATCCGAATGCAAGCAATCCCGATCCGCTGGCCGTTCAAGTGGGAGGCAATTTGCCCTTGCTGTTTCTCGGTCCCAATGCACAGATGTCCATGAATCTATCCAATCCGGATATTTTCGGAGCCTGGCCCACCCGCATTGACGATCCGGCACCCAATACCCCTTTGGGGAAGGAACTGACTTACATACGTACCATTGCAAGGCAGTCCAAATCTTATGCAGACGCTTTGGTGGCGAGTTTTTTGAGGGGGACCAATGTCGGAAATTATCCGGCAGGCAATTATCTAGCAGATATCCTCAAACTGATTGCCCGCATCATCAAGGGCGGTCTCAAAAGCAGGCTGTATTTGGTGGAATTGGGAGGTTTTGACACCCACGCGGATCAGGTCGTAGCTTCCGACAAAAGAACCGGAGCACATGCTAATTTATTGGGTTTGTTGTCAGAGGCCATATTTGCCTTCCAAAGGGATTTGGAAGCAATGAGTTTGGATCAGCGCGTATTGGGAATGACTTTTTCAGAATTTGGCAGAAGGGTCAAGTCCAATGACAGCAATGGAACCGATCATGGCGCTGCCGCCCCTTTATTTATGTTTGGCTCCAAGGTTCAGTCCGGTATTATCGGAGCGAACCCAACCATACCTCAGAATGCGACATTTGATGACAATCTTCCCATGCAATACGATTTCAGATCGGTCTATTCATCGGTATTAAAGGATTGGTTTTGCCTCAAGCAAGATGTGGTCGATAAAATTCTTTTTAAGAACTTTCAATCGCTTCCTTTAATCAAAAATGAATGCACCACGACCTCGCTGGACGACTATCAAAATTTGGATGCACAACTCAGCATCGTGGCTGCTCCGAATCCAATGATGGAAAGGACTCAGATCCATGTTCACCTTCCCAATGCAGCTTATACGACGGTTCATTTGATCGATCCTTTGGGAAGGATGGTCAAAAATATTTGTACAGCTAAAATGGAAGCCGGTCATCACCAGCTGTCACTCCAGAATGACAATTATCCGCCGGGGAATTATTACATCAGGGTTCAAAATGGGAACCATCAGAAAACAGAACCTTTGGTGATTGTACAGTAG